In Nitrosomonas ureae, the sequence TGCAACGTTTTTTCTTCAAGCAAATACCCTTGTGCAAAACGCCGATGAGATTCGGTATCCTGCCAAGCACTTGTACACGGATAAAGCAATATCTGACACACCGGTTGTGGCCACATTTCTTCACGAGCGGTAATTGTCAATCCAGTGGCCAAAGTTCCGCCGACACTATCACCACCCACTGCCAACCGGCTTGGATCCAAAGAATATTCGGCACCGGTTGATACCACCCATCGATAGGCATCCTGTGCATCCTGTACTGCCGTAGGAAAACGATATTCTGGCGCCAAGCGATAAGCCACATTCAGTACATAACACGGAGTCAATGCTGCCAAAGACCGGCATAGCGAATCGTGCGATTCAAGTCCGCCGATGCAGTACCCTCCTCCGTGAAAATAGAGTAACACCGGGCGAGGAACTGTAACTTGCGCGAACTCGATTGGTTTATATAGTCGCGCATTAATTAATCCTCCATCACGACACAAAATAGAAATTTCCGTCACGCTCGCAACGGCCGGTCCGGAAACATCCAGTATTTGAGTTGAAAGATCGTAATCCAATCGTGCTTTTTCTGGCGTCAGTAAATGCATCGGGGTTGTTTCCCCGCAAATTACGCTTTTCTGGACAAGCTCAAGAAATGCCGCCAAATCCTCATCAAGTGGCATGATTATTCTCCAAAGAAGGGGATTATGAATACGAATCCAGCGAATGTATCTAGAATCTGAAAGCCAACGTACCGATCACCGTGCGCTCGGTACCTAGATAGTGCCTGCCGAAGAATGTCGAAGCAATATATTTATTATTAAAGATATTGCTGGCATTGACGGTAAAAAGCATGGGTCCTCTTTCATAGCGTAGCGTGGCATCAAATAATGTAAAGGATGGTGTAGTGCTTATATTATCCTCTTCATTAAATACCCTACCGATATACCGAACACCACCTCCCAACCCAAAGCCCCGCAACCAATCAATACCCAATGCTCCGAAAGAATAATCCAGCCACCCGGATGTCATAGTCGTTGGCACTTGCACGGGCCTCTTACCTCTGAAGTCAGTATCCTTGACATTTTCCACATCATGATAAGTAAAAGAACCGATCATATTCAGGCCTCGCAATAATTCCGCGCGCGCTTCCAGCTCGACGCCGCGCGACCGTACTTCACCCAATTGCATAAAGCGAAAACCCGTTTCATCGGTTGGATCCCGCGATAATACATTGGTTTTGGAGAGATCAAAAAATGCAGCCGTGTATAAACTTCTTCCTCCCACAGGCTGGTATTTGATGCCCGCCTCAAATTGTTCACCGCGTGTGGGATCAAAAGGTTTATTATTTGAATCAAAACCGGCTTGCGGCAGGAAGGATTGTGAATAACTGAAATAAGGCGCAATGCCATTCGAAAACAGATAGGTCAAGCCCGCCCGTCCGGTAAATGCGCTATCTTTGACCCGGGTTGTTGAAACACTCAACAAATCATTATCTTTAGAATGAATTCTGTCATACCGCCCACTCAGTGTCAGAATCCAATTTTCGTTGTACCGTATTTGATCTTGAATATAAAAACCCAGTTGATCAATTCGTTGTTTTGCATTTATCCCAAGCACATCCGGCCTTGGAATCGGCACACCATACACAGGATTCAAAAGATCAATGCCAGGTGGAACGAAACCATTATTGTAA encodes:
- a CDS encoding alpha/beta hydrolase, producing MPLDEDLAAFLELVQKSVICGETTPMHLLTPEKARLDYDLSTQILDVSGPAVASVTEISILCRDGGLINARLYKPIEFAQVTVPRPVLLYFHGGGYCIGGLESHDSLCRSLAALTPCYVLNVAYRLAPEYRFPTAVQDAQDAYRWVVSTGAEYSLDPSRLAVGGDSVGGTLATGLTITAREEMWPQPVCQILLYPCTSAWQDTESHRRFAQGYLLEEKTLQWMFMNYLRDKPDRTDWRFAPLQTDNLCNLAPAFLLLAEFDPLLDEGIEYADKMKAAGVSTRVKIYPGMIHDFARLGNIVNEAHQVRKDIADVLASTFYSN